A DNA window from Guyparkeria halophila contains the following coding sequences:
- the metK gene encoding methionine adenosyltransferase translates to MSAHAAKRHLFTSESVSKGHPDKIADQISDAILDAILEQDPAARVACEALVKTGFVVLAGEVTTSAWVDVDELVRDVIVDIGYTSSELGFDGHTCGVLNAIGKQSSDIAQGVDREDVANQGAGDQGLMFGYATNETDVLMPAPITYAHRLVQQQATVREAGTLPWLRPDAKSQVTFRYEDGVPVGIDAVVLSTQHNPDIAQPDLHEAVMEEIIKPVLPAEWLDQHTKYHINPTGQFIIGGPVGDCGLTGRKIIVDTYGGMARHGGGAFSGKDPSKVDRSAAYAGRYVAKNIVAAGLADRCEIQISYAIGVAEPTSISVDTFGTGTVSNERITDLVRQHFDLRPYGILKMLDLIRPIYRKTAVGGHFGREEPEFSWERTDRAEALRADAGL, encoded by the coding sequence ATGAGCGCACACGCCGCCAAGCGCCACCTGTTCACCTCGGAGTCCGTCTCCAAGGGCCACCCGGACAAGATCGCCGACCAGATCAGTGACGCCATCCTCGACGCGATCCTCGAGCAGGATCCCGCGGCCCGGGTTGCCTGCGAAGCATTGGTCAAGACCGGCTTCGTCGTCCTGGCCGGCGAGGTGACCACCTCGGCCTGGGTCGATGTGGACGAACTGGTGCGCGACGTGATCGTGGACATCGGCTACACCAGCTCGGAGCTCGGCTTCGACGGGCATACCTGCGGCGTGCTGAACGCCATCGGCAAGCAGTCCTCCGATATCGCCCAGGGCGTCGACCGCGAGGACGTCGCCAACCAGGGCGCCGGCGACCAGGGCCTGATGTTCGGTTACGCGACCAACGAAACCGACGTGCTGATGCCCGCGCCGATCACCTACGCCCACCGCCTGGTGCAACAACAAGCGACGGTGCGCGAGGCCGGCACCCTGCCGTGGCTGCGTCCCGACGCCAAATCGCAGGTCACCTTCCGCTACGAGGACGGGGTCCCGGTGGGCATCGACGCCGTGGTGCTCTCCACCCAGCACAACCCGGACATCGCCCAGCCCGACCTGCACGAGGCCGTGATGGAGGAGATCATCAAGCCGGTGCTGCCGGCCGAGTGGCTCGACCAGCACACCAAGTACCACATCAATCCCACCGGCCAGTTCATCATCGGCGGCCCGGTGGGCGACTGCGGCCTGACCGGGCGGAAGATCATCGTCGACACCTACGGCGGCATGGCCCGCCATGGCGGCGGTGCCTTCTCCGGCAAGGACCCCTCGAAGGTCGACCGCTCGGCCGCCTATGCCGGGCGCTACGTGGCCAAGAACATCGTGGCCGCCGGGCTGGCCGATCGCTGCGAGATCCAGATTTCCTACGCCATCGGTGTCGCCGAACCCACCTCGATCTCGGTCGACACCTTCGGCACTGGGACGGTCTCCAACGAGCGCATCACCGATCTGGTCCGCCAGCACTTCGACCTGCGCCCCTACGGCATCCTGAAAATGCTGGACCTGATCCGGCCGATCTACCGTAAGACCGCCGTCGGCGGCCATTTCGGCCGCGAGGAGCCGGAATTCAGCTGGGAGCGCACCGATCGCGCCGAGGCACTGCGCGCCGACGCGGGTCTGTAA
- the ahcY gene encoding adenosylhomocysteinase has protein sequence MNAVTKPQAFNDYQVADITLADWGRREIRIAEREMPALIKIREKYRAQQPLAGARIAGCIHMTIQTAVLIETLTALGAEVRWSSCNIFSTQDHAAAAIAASGVPVFAWKGETEEEYWWCVEQTIQGPGDDQQAWTPNLLLDDGGDLTGLMHEKYPNLIEGIHGVSEETTTGVHRLLEMLEEGSLKIPAVNVNDAVTKSKNDNKYGCRHSLSDAIKRATDHLLSGKQALVIGYGDVGKGSAASLRQEGMIVKITEIDPICAMQAAMDGFEVVSPYVDGINTGNDDGIDKALLGKIDLLVTTTGNVNVCDAPMLRALKNAAVVCNIGHFDNEIDTAYMRENWAWEEIKPQVHKIYREATAGGAFDPDSENYLILLSEGRLVNLGNATGHPSRIMDGSFANQVLAQIHLFQERFADLPAGKKAESLRVEVLPKQLDEEVARYMVEGFGGVLTRMTDAQAKYLGVPADGPFKPDAYRY, from the coding sequence GTGAACGCAGTCACCAAACCGCAAGCCTTCAACGACTACCAGGTCGCCGACATCACGCTGGCCGACTGGGGCCGCCGCGAGATCCGCATCGCCGAGCGCGAAATGCCGGCGCTGATCAAGATCCGCGAGAAATACCGCGCCCAGCAGCCGCTGGCCGGAGCGCGCATCGCCGGCTGCATCCACATGACCATCCAAACCGCCGTGCTGATCGAGACGCTCACCGCGCTCGGGGCCGAGGTGCGCTGGTCGTCGTGCAACATTTTCTCGACGCAGGATCACGCCGCGGCCGCGATCGCCGCCTCTGGCGTGCCGGTATTCGCCTGGAAGGGCGAGACCGAGGAGGAATACTGGTGGTGCGTCGAACAGACCATCCAGGGTCCCGGGGACGACCAGCAAGCCTGGACCCCCAACCTGCTGCTCGATGACGGCGGCGACCTCACCGGCCTGATGCACGAGAAATACCCCAACCTGATCGAGGGCATCCACGGCGTCTCCGAGGAAACCACCACCGGCGTGCACCGCCTGCTGGAAATGCTCGAGGAAGGCTCGCTCAAGATCCCGGCGGTCAACGTCAACGACGCGGTCACCAAGTCGAAGAACGACAACAAGTACGGCTGCCGTCACTCGCTCTCGGATGCGATCAAGCGCGCCACCGATCACCTGCTCTCCGGCAAGCAGGCGCTGGTGATCGGCTACGGTGACGTCGGCAAGGGCTCGGCCGCCTCGCTGCGCCAGGAGGGCATGATCGTCAAGATTACCGAGATCGACCCGATCTGCGCCATGCAGGCCGCGATGGACGGCTTCGAGGTTGTCTCGCCGTACGTCGACGGTATCAACACCGGCAACGACGACGGCATCGACAAGGCCCTGCTGGGCAAGATCGACCTGCTCGTCACCACCACCGGCAACGTCAATGTCTGCGACGCCCCCATGCTGCGGGCACTAAAGAACGCGGCCGTGGTCTGCAACATCGGCCACTTCGACAACGAGATCGACACCGCTTACATGCGGGAAAACTGGGCCTGGGAAGAGATCAAGCCGCAGGTCCACAAGATCTACCGCGAGGCGACCGCCGGCGGCGCATTCGACCCGGACAGCGAGAATTACCTGATCCTGCTCTCCGAAGGCCGCCTGGTGAACCTGGGCAATGCCACCGGCCACCCGAGCCGCATCATGGACGGCTCGTTCGCCAACCAGGTACTGGCACAGATCCATCTGTTCCAGGAACGCTTCGCCGACCTGCCGGCCGGAAAGAAGGCCGAGTCGCTGCGCGTCGAGGTACTGCCCAAGCAGCTCGACGAGGAAGTCGCCCGCTACATGGTCGAAGGTTTCGGCGGTGTGCTCACGCGCATGACCGACGCGCAGGCCAAGTACCTGGGCGTGCCCGCCGACGGTCCGTTCAAGCCGGACGCCTATCGCTACTGA
- the metF gene encoding methylenetetrahydrofolate reductase [NAD(P)H]: MPIPVSCEFFPPKSDDGEAKLREVYQTLARAIDPEYFSVTFGAGGSTQTRTFETVREIQRDSGVPAAPHLSCIGSSREGIGQILDDYREQGIRRIVALRGDLPSGMQDPGDFRYANELVAFIREYSGDWFHVEVAAYPEIHPQAASADDDLANFKRKVEAGADAAITQYFYSIEAYRRFLDDCERLDIAVPIVPGVMPITNYQQLARFSDMCGADIPRWLRKRLEAFGDDLESLRAFGHDVVAELCRQLVDAGAPGIHFYAMNRSGPVIRLCKDAGLVAD; encoded by the coding sequence ATGCCGATCCCGGTTTCCTGTGAATTCTTTCCGCCCAAGTCCGACGACGGCGAGGCGAAGCTGCGCGAGGTCTATCAGACACTGGCGCGCGCAATCGACCCCGAGTACTTCTCGGTCACCTTCGGTGCGGGCGGCTCGACCCAGACCCGCACCTTCGAGACGGTCCGCGAGATCCAGCGCGACTCGGGCGTGCCGGCCGCCCCGCACCTGTCCTGCATCGGCTCCTCGCGCGAGGGCATCGGGCAGATCCTCGACGACTACCGCGAGCAGGGCATCCGGCGGATCGTCGCCCTGCGCGGCGACCTGCCCAGCGGCATGCAGGACCCGGGCGACTTCCGCTACGCCAACGAGCTGGTCGCCTTCATCCGCGAGTACAGCGGTGACTGGTTCCACGTCGAGGTGGCGGCCTACCCGGAAATCCATCCGCAGGCCGCCAGTGCGGATGACGACCTGGCCAACTTCAAGCGCAAGGTCGAGGCCGGCGCGGACGCGGCGATCACGCAGTATTTCTACTCGATCGAGGCCTACCGGCGCTTTCTCGATGACTGCGAACGCCTGGACATCGCCGTGCCGATCGTCCCCGGCGTGATGCCGATCACCAACTACCAGCAACTGGCGCGATTTTCCGACATGTGCGGCGCGGACATCCCGCGCTGGCTGCGCAAACGCCTGGAGGCCTTCGGCGACGACCTGGAAAGCCTGCGCGCCTTCGGTCACGACGTGGTCGCCGAGCTCTGCCGGCAACTGGTCGATGCCGGCGCGCCGGGAATCCACTTCTACGCCATGAACCGCTCGGGACCGGTGATCCGGCTGTGCAAGGATGCCGGCCTGGTCGCGGACTGA
- a CDS encoding 3-dehydroquinate synthase II — translation MSDSTPRKHIWIEPADPATARAAGEAGATALVVPEGADTADLPRVGAGGAFREGRDFERYRIERESDEEAVRPDRLAVIEPTEWTIIPAENLIARGVDVIQVVDTAEQAKLALTIMEQGVAGIWLRHADAATIAALGRMLAELAPAPVELTDARISAITPVGMGDRSCLDLIGELAPGEGLLVGSFNHARFLIHSENVDNPHCAARPFRVNAGAIHGYVVTPGDRVRYLAEMASGDPALVVDSDGHTRTLAVGRNKIERRPMVQIEAVDDDGTRYSAILQHAETIRLVSLEGRAVSVLDLRPGDRVRVSLAERGGRHFGRRVEETINER, via the coding sequence ATGAGCGATTCGACCCCGCGCAAGCACATCTGGATCGAACCGGCCGACCCGGCCACGGCACGCGCCGCGGGCGAGGCCGGCGCCACGGCCCTGGTGGTGCCGGAAGGCGCCGACACGGCAGACCTGCCGCGTGTCGGCGCCGGTGGCGCGTTCCGTGAAGGCCGGGATTTCGAGCGCTACCGCATTGAGCGCGAGAGTGACGAGGAGGCCGTCCGGCCTGACCGGCTCGCCGTGATCGAACCGACCGAATGGACCATCATCCCGGCCGAGAACCTGATCGCCCGCGGCGTGGACGTGATTCAGGTGGTCGATACCGCCGAGCAGGCCAAACTCGCACTGACGATCATGGAACAGGGAGTGGCGGGCATCTGGCTGCGCCATGCGGACGCCGCCACCATCGCGGCACTGGGGCGCATGCTCGCCGAGCTCGCCCCCGCACCGGTCGAGCTGACGGACGCGCGCATCAGCGCCATCACGCCGGTGGGCATGGGCGATCGCAGCTGCCTCGACCTGATCGGCGAACTCGCCCCTGGCGAGGGCCTGCTGGTGGGCAGCTTCAACCACGCCCGCTTTCTGATCCACAGCGAAAACGTCGACAACCCGCACTGTGCCGCACGCCCCTTCCGGGTGAACGCCGGCGCGATCCACGGCTACGTGGTCACGCCCGGGGACCGCGTGCGCTATCTCGCCGAGATGGCAAGTGGTGACCCCGCCCTGGTGGTGGACAGCGATGGCCACACGCGCACGCTCGCCGTCGGCCGCAACAAGATCGAGCGCCGGCCGATGGTGCAGATCGAGGCGGTCGACGATGACGGCACCCGCTACTCCGCGATACTGCAGCACGCCGAGACTATCCGCCTGGTCTCCCTCGAAGGCCGGGCGGTAAGCGTGCTCGACCTCCGGCCCGGCGACCGGGTGCGCGTCTCGCTGGCCGAGCGCGGCGGGCGGCACTTCGGCCGACGGGTCGAAGAGACCATCAACGAACGCTGA